A single genomic interval of Calypte anna isolate BGI_N300 chromosome 3, bCalAnn1_v1.p, whole genome shotgun sequence harbors:
- the GNPAT gene encoding dihydroxyacetone phosphate acyltransferase isoform X2, translating to MAAAGAAAAALGRARREAPMYSKELTSKKRDEFEDILEERRLSSDLRYAMKCYTPVIYKGLSPCKPNAIKSAVLQSEQVQYVIKQLAKEMGESPEIIQEEATEILDEMGHSMQLGAVRFFAFTLSKIFKRLFQRVCVNEEGMQRLQHAIQEHPVVLLPSHRSYVDFLMLSYLLYTYDLALPVIAAGIDFLGMKIVGELLRRAGAFFMRRSFGGNRLYWAVFAEYVKTMLRSGYAPIEFFLEGTRSRTAKTLTPKFGLLSIVMEPFFKREVFDTYLVPISISYERILEESLYAYELLGVPKPKESTSGLLKARRILSDNFGTIHIYVGQPVSLRTLASGRIHHCPYNLVPRHLPQKPSEDIQEFVSDVAYKMELLQIENMVLSPWVLIAAVLLQNLPAMEFELLIEKTLWLKGLTQTFGGFIEWPDNLCAKKAVVSSLTLHSNIAQLLDGHVVLNNKGVEDGAVGEVVFKHALAILMCATYRNQLLNVFVRPSLVALALQMTPSFRKEEVYSCFTFLRDVFSDEFIFFPGISLKDFEEGCFLLTKCDAIQTTQQEIYPTDKGSVTLSFLSAMFRPFVEGYQLIFRYLWKETKEAFTEKQFIPGVRNFVFQLLEKGNTQCYEALSSDMQKNALAALVHLGAVKKKKISNGFTYSVNQEAVHKILDMFDARTPVQKPVAARL from the exons AAAGAACTCACTTCAAAGAAAAGAGATGAGTTTGAAGATATCTTGGAGGAAAGACGATTGTCCAGCGACTTGAGATACGCCATGAAGTGTTACACTCCTGTCATCTACAAAGGACTTTCACCTTGCAAGCCAAATGCTATTAAAAGTGCTGTTCTCCAGTCAGAGCAAGTTCAATATGTTATCAAGCAG TTAGCAAAGGAGATGGGAGAATCACCTGAGATTATCCAAGAAGAAGCCACAGAAATCCTGGATGAGATGGGCCACAGTATGCAATTAGGAGCTGTCAGGTTTTTTGCCTTTACTctgagcaaaatatttaaacGACTTTTCCAGAGGGTTTGTGTGAATGAAGAAGGAATGCAGAGA ttGCAACATGCCATTCAGGAGCATCCAGTTGTGCTGCTGCCCAGTCACAGAAGCTACGTAGACTTTTTGATGCTGTCTTATTTGCTATATACATATGACCTGGCTTTGCCTGTCATTGCTGCAGGAATAG atttccTAGGGATGAAAATAGTTGGTGAGCTGCTACGAAGGGCAGGTGCCTTTTTCATGAGACGTTCCTTTGGTGGGAACAGACTCTACTGGGCAGTGTTTGCTGAATATGTGAAAACAATGCTAAGG AGTGGCTATGCCCCAATTGAATTTTTTCTGGAAGGGACTAGAAGTCGCACTGCCAAGACTCTGACTCCAAAGTTTG GTCTTCTCAGCATTGTGATGGAACCATTTTTTAAACGTGAAGTCTTTGACACATATCTTGTTCCCATCAGCATCAGTTATGAGAGGATATTAGAAGAATCTCTCTATGCATATGAACTCCTTGGAGTCCCAAAGCCCAAAGAATCTACCTCT GGGTTGTTAAAAGCCAGGAGAATCCTCAGTGACAATTTTGGTACCATCCACATCTACGTTGGCCAACCAGTCTCACTTAGAACCTTGGCATCTGGGAGAATCCATCACTGCCCTTACAATTTGGTTCCCAG GCACCTTCCCCAAAAGCCATCTGAGGATATCCAAGAATTTGTCAGTGATGTAGCTTATAAAATGGAGCTCCTGCAAATAGAAAACATGGTTTTGAGCCCCTGGGTGTTAAttgctgctgtcctgctccAGAATTTGCCAGCCATGGAGTTTGAACTTCTAATAGAAAAGACCCTGTGGCTGAAAGGCTTAACACAGACTTTTGGAGGATTCATTGAATGGCCTG ATAACCTGTGTGCCAAAAAAGCTGTGGTCTCCAGCCTCACCCTGCATTCCAACATTGCTCAGCTTCTGGATGGCCACGTGGTCCTCAACAACAAGGGTGTGGAAGATGGAGCTGTGGGAGAAGTTGTCTTCAAGCATGCTCTGGCCATCCTCATGTGTGCAACCTACAGGAACCAGCTGCTCAACGTCTTTGTGCGTCCCTCCCTGGTGGCACTGGCCTTGCAGATGACACCCAGCTTCAGGAAAG aggaagtCTACAGCTGCTTCACCTTTTTGAGAGATGTTTTTTCTGATGAGTTCATCTTCTTCCCTGGCATTTCACTGAAG GATTTTGAGGAAGGATGTTTCCTGCTCACAAAATGTGATGCCATTCAAACAACTCAGCAGGAAATCTACCCTACTGACAAAGGAAGTGTTACACTGTCTTTCTTGTCAGCTATGTTCAGACCTTTTGTGGAAGGTTATCAG CTCATTTTCAGATACCtctggaaggaaacaaaagaagccTTCACCGAGAAGCAGTTTATACCTGGAGTCCGCAACTTTGTTTTTCAACTTCTGGAGAAGG GGAACACGCAGTGTTATGAAGCACTGTCTTCTGACATGCAGAAAAATGCCTTGGCAGCCCTTGTGCATCTGGGTGcagtgaagaagaagaaaat ATCCAATGGATTCACTTACAGTGTAAATCAAGAGGCTGTTCATAAAATCCTGGACATGTTTG